One genomic region from Anabaena sp. PCC 7108 encodes:
- a CDS encoding alpha-ketoacid dehydrogenase subunit beta produces the protein MAETLFFNALREAIDEEMARDSSVFVLGEDVGQYGGSYKVTKDLYQKYGELRVLDTPIAENSFTGLAVGAAMTGLRPIIEGMNMGFLLLAFNQISNNAGMLRYTSGGNFKIPMVIRGPGGVGRQLGAEHSQRLEAYFQAVPGLKIVACSTPYNAKGLLKAAIRDDNPVLFFEHVLLYNLKENLPETEYVLPLDKAEVVRQGKDVTILTYSRMRYHVLQAVKTLEKQGYDPEVIDLISLKPLDFDTIGASIRKTHRVIIVEECMRTGGIGAELTASINDRLFDELDAPVLRLSSQDIPTPYNGNLERLTIIQPEQIVEAVQKMVALRV, from the coding sequence ATGGCAGAAACACTATTTTTTAACGCCCTACGGGAAGCCATTGATGAAGAAATGGCGCGTGACTCTAGCGTATTCGTTCTTGGTGAAGACGTAGGACAGTACGGAGGTTCCTATAAAGTAACCAAAGACCTATATCAAAAGTATGGCGAACTCAGAGTTTTAGACACCCCTATTGCCGAAAATAGCTTTACAGGGTTGGCTGTAGGAGCCGCAATGACGGGGTTAAGACCTATCATTGAAGGTATGAATATGGGCTTTTTGCTATTAGCCTTCAACCAAATCTCTAACAACGCTGGTATGTTGCGCTACACTTCTGGCGGTAACTTTAAAATTCCTATGGTCATTCGTGGTCCAGGTGGTGTAGGTAGACAGCTAGGTGCAGAACATTCTCAGCGACTAGAAGCTTATTTCCAAGCCGTTCCAGGGTTAAAGATTGTTGCTTGTTCCACACCTTACAACGCCAAAGGACTACTCAAAGCCGCAATCCGCGATGATAATCCCGTGTTATTTTTTGAACACGTTTTGCTTTATAACTTAAAAGAAAATCTGCCAGAAACAGAATATGTACTACCACTGGATAAAGCAGAAGTAGTCCGTCAAGGGAAAGATGTGACGATTTTGACCTATTCTCGGATGCGGTATCATGTACTGCAAGCCGTAAAAACTTTGGAAAAACAAGGATACGATCCAGAAGTTATTGATTTGATATCTCTCAAACCTCTAGATTTTGATACCATTGGCGCATCAATACGGAAAACCCACCGTGTGATTATTGTCGAAGAGTGCATGAGAACTGGAGGTATTGGCGCAGAATTAACCGCTTCTATCAATGATCGCTTATTTGACGAATTAGATGCCCCGGTACTGCGGCTTTCTTCCCAAGATATACCCACACCTTACAACGGTAATCTTGAGCGTTTAACAATTATCCAACCAGAGCAAATCGTCGAAGCAGTCCAAAAAATGGTAGCTTTGCGAGTTTAG
- a CDS encoding helix-turn-helix transcriptional regulator: protein MGLVRLRIREFASEKGWTLKELSDRSGVGYSALKVYARSPGLATVDVTALDKLARTFEVLIEDLYEVVED, encoded by the coding sequence ATGGGTTTGGTAAGGTTGCGAATTCGTGAGTTTGCCTCGGAAAAAGGCTGGACGCTGAAAGAATTGTCTGACCGTTCCGGGGTAGGCTACAGTGCGCTGAAGGTTTATGCCCGTTCTCCTGGCTTGGCAACTGTTGACGTTACAGCTTTAGACAAGTTGGCACGGACGTTTGAAGTTTTGATTGAAGATTTATATGAAGTGGTAGAAGATTAG